From Enhydrobacter sp., the proteins below share one genomic window:
- a CDS encoding protein kinase has product MSDTRDPSAGEPDEEDFVALKPGQTIGRYEVISVLGQGGFGITYRARDGQLGREVAIKEYLPSALAVRKGDTTVRPRNTRVADDFGWGRDRFVSEGRTLATLHRAPAIVHVFDFLEANGTAYIVMELLSGETLEDRLKRDGRLGPADIDGILWPLLDGLEQVHAAGFLHRDIKPANILLDTKGAPTLIDFGASRAAMADRTTAMTAIFTPGYAAAEQMTSAKQGPWTDIYGLSATLYHAITGSPPPSAFDRLLNDSYRPLAKSAPAGFSPGLCTGIDAGLAVSAAERPQNVAGWRVMLGLAVAPEGQATVVMGRPGSPSPLAVPASAPAPAEGPKGRGAWLAVAAVVAAAALGGGYYAYSNRGPDPETIRALALAEAAEAARLKAEQDAAQLRAEQERQARQQQEAVERRRLEEEAAERQRHIEDELRRRFEAEQAEKKRLEEEARRKQEEEIEARRRAIEFVEGDFGHFGRTLLMIGLAGRPDEIRLQGIDIVNDPALRQLAANALASEPRHLRCRQTDRLTDGTPLYRCLVTPLGARAPVGQVPDSERVDLALALVRNGLVLASCDAPRSYADAEDEARGRGQSLWSRVKVQEYKRRCTR; this is encoded by the coding sequence ATGAGCGATACCCGCGATCCCTCCGCCGGCGAACCGGATGAGGAGGATTTCGTCGCACTCAAGCCGGGCCAGACGATCGGCCGCTACGAAGTGATCTCGGTTCTCGGGCAGGGCGGTTTCGGCATCACCTACCGGGCACGCGACGGCCAGCTCGGCCGCGAGGTCGCGATCAAGGAATATCTCCCCTCGGCGTTGGCCGTGCGCAAGGGCGACACGACGGTGCGGCCTCGCAACACGCGCGTTGCCGACGATTTCGGATGGGGACGCGACCGTTTCGTCTCCGAGGGCCGCACGCTCGCCACCCTGCATCGCGCGCCCGCCATCGTGCATGTCTTCGACTTTCTCGAGGCCAACGGCACCGCCTACATCGTCATGGAGCTGCTGAGCGGCGAGACGTTGGAGGATCGCCTCAAGCGCGACGGCCGGCTGGGGCCGGCCGACATCGACGGCATCCTGTGGCCGCTGCTCGACGGACTCGAGCAGGTTCATGCCGCAGGCTTCCTGCATCGCGACATCAAGCCGGCCAACATCCTGCTCGACACCAAGGGAGCGCCGACCTTGATCGATTTCGGTGCGTCGCGGGCGGCCATGGCAGACCGCACCACGGCAATGACGGCGATTTTCACGCCGGGCTACGCCGCCGCCGAACAGATGACGTCGGCGAAACAGGGTCCGTGGACCGACATCTACGGTCTGTCGGCGACGCTCTACCACGCCATCACGGGTTCGCCGCCGCCGAGCGCCTTCGACCGCCTGCTGAACGACTCCTATCGACCCCTGGCCAAGTCGGCTCCGGCGGGTTTCTCTCCCGGCCTGTGCACCGGAATCGACGCGGGGCTCGCGGTTTCCGCCGCGGAGCGGCCGCAGAACGTCGCGGGCTGGCGCGTGATGCTGGGCCTGGCGGTGGCGCCCGAGGGACAGGCGACGGTCGTCATGGGGCGGCCCGGATCGCCGTCGCCGTTGGCCGTCCCTGCGTCGGCGCCCGCGCCGGCCGAAGGCCCGAAGGGGAGGGGCGCATGGCTCGCCGTCGCGGCGGTCGTGGCGGCTGCCGCTCTGGGCGGCGGATACTATGCCTACTCCAACCGCGGCCCCGATCCCGAGACGATCAGGGCGCTCGCGCTCGCGGAAGCCGCGGAGGCGGCGCGGCTCAAGGCGGAACAGGATGCGGCGCAACTCCGGGCCGAGCAGGAGAGGCAGGCCCGCCAGCAGCAGGAGGCGGTCGAGCGCCGCCGGCTCGAGGAGGAAGCGGCTGAGCGCCAGCGTCACATCGAGGACGAACTGCGCCGCCGCTTCGAGGCCGAGCAGGCCGAGAAGAAGCGCCTGGAGGAGGAGGCCCGGCGCAAGCAGGAGGAGGAGATCGAGGCGAGGCGCCGGGCCATCGAGTTCGTCGAGGGTGACTTTGGCCATTTCGGCCGGACGCTTCTCATGATCGGGCTGGCCGGACGGCCCGACGAAATACGGCTGCAGGGCATCGACATCGTCAACGATCCGGCGTTGCGTCAGCTCGCGGCCAATGCTCTGGCATCGGAGCCGAGGCACCTGCGGTGTCGCCAGACTGATCGCCTGACCGACGGCACGCCGCTGTATCGCTGCCTGGTCACACCGCTCGGCGCCAGGGCGCCGGTTGGCCAGGTGCCGGACAGCGAGCGCGTGGATCTCGCCCTGGCCCTGGTGCGCAACGGTCTGGTGCTGGCCTCGTGCGATGCACCGAGAAGTTACGCAGACGCTGAAGACGAAGCCCGTGGCCGCGGCCAGTCCTTGTGGAGTAGGGTGAAGGTTCAGGAATACAAGCGGAGATGCACCAGATGA
- a CDS encoding acyl-CoA dehydrogenase, translating into MTYTAPLADMRFALREVAGLGRIAGLPGYEHATDDTVDAVLEEAAKLAGNGLAPLNRDGDKAGAKLENGVVRTAPGFVGIYKEFVDGGWNSLPFDPAFGGQGMPWLLATTVQEMWQAANMGFGLVLLLNQGAIDAIHHHGSPEQKATYLPKMISGEWTGTMNLTEPQAGSDLGQLKTRAVRKGDHYLIAGQKIFITYGEHDLTENIVHLVLARTPDAPSGVRGISLFIVPKFLVGPDGKPGKRNDLRCVSLEHKLGIHASPTCVMSFGDDGGAVGYLVGEEGRGLSYMFTMMNNARLSVGIQGLAIAERAYQQAAAFARTRVQSKDDASPEPKSVPIVHHADVRRMLMTMRAQIEAMRALGYYTAAGIDGALKDPDKETARRTQDRVDLLIPIVKAWFTDLGNEIASMGVQVHGGMGFIEETGAAQHLRDARILPIYEGTNGIQARDLVGRKVAKDGGETMLGLVAEMRATADEMKSVPGDDIAVIRAAVVVAADALEDATKWVAQSVKADLVMALAGSVPFLRLAGTALGGWLLARSALVAQQRLAVRDGDPAFLEAKLVTARFYAEVVLPPALAQLGPLKAAGRTVFVLTEEQF; encoded by the coding sequence ATGACCTACACCGCCCCGCTCGCAGACATGCGTTTCGCGCTGCGCGAAGTCGCCGGTCTCGGCCGGATCGCCGGCCTGCCGGGCTACGAGCATGCCACGGATGACACGGTGGATGCCGTGCTCGAGGAAGCGGCCAAGCTCGCGGGCAACGGCCTGGCGCCGCTCAACCGCGACGGCGACAAGGCGGGCGCCAAGCTGGAGAACGGCGTGGTACGCACCGCGCCGGGCTTCGTCGGCATCTACAAGGAGTTCGTCGATGGCGGCTGGAACTCGCTGCCCTTCGATCCGGCGTTCGGCGGCCAGGGCATGCCGTGGCTGCTCGCAACCACGGTTCAGGAGATGTGGCAGGCGGCCAACATGGGCTTCGGCCTGGTGCTGCTGCTGAACCAAGGCGCCATCGACGCCATCCACCATCACGGCTCGCCCGAGCAGAAGGCGACCTATTTGCCGAAAATGATCTCCGGTGAGTGGACCGGAACCATGAACCTCACCGAGCCACAGGCGGGCTCGGACCTCGGCCAGCTCAAGACGCGGGCGGTCAGGAAGGGCGACCACTACCTGATCGCCGGGCAGAAGATCTTCATCACCTATGGCGAGCACGACCTGACCGAGAACATCGTGCATCTCGTGCTGGCCCGCACGCCCGACGCGCCGTCCGGCGTGCGCGGCATCTCGCTGTTCATTGTCCCGAAGTTCCTGGTGGGGCCGGACGGCAAGCCGGGCAAGCGCAACGACCTGCGCTGCGTCTCGCTCGAGCACAAGCTCGGCATCCATGCCAGCCCGACCTGCGTCATGTCGTTCGGCGACGACGGCGGCGCCGTCGGCTACCTGGTCGGCGAGGAAGGCCGCGGCCTCTCCTACATGTTCACCATGATGAACAATGCCCGCCTCTCGGTCGGCATCCAGGGCCTGGCGATTGCCGAGCGCGCCTACCAGCAGGCTGCCGCCTTTGCCAGGACGCGCGTACAGTCCAAGGACGACGCCAGCCCCGAGCCCAAGTCCGTTCCGATTGTGCACCATGCCGACGTGCGCCGCATGTTGATGACCATGCGCGCCCAGATCGAGGCGATGCGCGCGCTCGGCTACTACACCGCGGCCGGCATCGACGGCGCGCTCAAGGACCCCGACAAAGAGACGGCACGCCGCACGCAGGACCGCGTCGATCTGCTGATCCCGATCGTGAAGGCCTGGTTCACCGATCTCGGCAACGAGATCGCCTCGATGGGCGTGCAGGTCCATGGCGGCATGGGCTTCATCGAGGAGACCGGCGCCGCCCAGCACCTGCGTGATGCCCGCATCCTGCCGATCTACGAGGGCACCAACGGTATCCAGGCGCGCGACCTCGTGGGCCGAAAGGTCGCCAAGGATGGCGGCGAAACCATGCTCGGCCTGGTTGCCGAAATGCGCGCCACGGCCGACGAGATGAAGTCGGTGCCGGGTGACGACATTGCCGTGATCCGGGCCGCCGTCGTTGTCGCGGCCGACGCTCTCGAAGACGCGACCAAGTGGGTGGCGCAGTCGGTCAAGGCCGATCTCGTCATGGCGCTGGCGGGCTCGGTGCCTTTCCTGCGGCTCGCCGGCACGGCGCTGGGCGGCTGGCTGCTCGCCAGGAGCGCGCTGGTGGCCCAGCAGCGGCTGGCGGTGCGCGACGGCGATCCGGCGTTCCTCGAGGCCAAACTGGTGACGGCGCGCTTCTACGCCGAAGTGGTCCTGCCGCCGGCGCTCGCCCAGCTCGGTCCGCTCAAGGCCGCCGGCCGCACGGTGTTCGTGCTCACGGAGGAGCAGTTCTGA
- a CDS encoding Hsp70 family protein — translation MIACGLDFGTSNSAIGVAREGAAALAPVEAGSTLMPSAVFFDYETRGRVLFGSAAIVAYVGQTEGRLMRALKSILGSPLIDEETSLGGRKVPLTEVVEIFVRHLKQKAEAFAGREITAVVHGRPVRFDDDDRTDARAQEKLEAIARRAGFRDVAFVYEPIAAAHHYERTVPGEELALVADIGGGTSDFSVIRLGRQHRNRADRGRDVLAAAGVRVGGTDFDAALSLAAAMPLLGLGTRLSEKDLPMPNAFYHQLAAWPTINFAYTHRNERELAELVSLACEPEKVARLLKVVRQRLGHRVAFAMEDAKIALSAEEYASVPLNFLEAGLEVAATRIDFERAIEVGMDRLSKVTSGCIAAAGLRPAAIDTIFLTGGSSRVPAVREAVARAAPTARLAGGSDLLSVALGLTQMAGSMA, via the coding sequence ATGATCGCCTGCGGATTGGATTTCGGCACCTCGAACTCGGCGATCGGCGTCGCGCGAGAGGGGGCCGCAGCACTCGCGCCCGTCGAAGCGGGCAGCACGCTGATGCCGAGCGCGGTGTTCTTCGACTACGAAACCAGGGGCCGGGTGCTGTTCGGCAGCGCGGCCATCGTGGCCTATGTCGGGCAGACCGAGGGTCGGTTGATGCGGGCGCTGAAGTCGATCCTGGGCTCTCCGCTGATCGACGAGGAGACCAGCCTGGGCGGCCGCAAGGTGCCGCTCACCGAAGTCGTCGAGATCTTCGTGCGGCACCTGAAGCAGAAGGCCGAGGCCTTCGCCGGTCGGGAGATCACGGCCGTGGTGCACGGCCGGCCGGTGCGTTTCGACGACGACGACAGGACCGATGCACGGGCGCAGGAGAAGCTCGAGGCGATCGCTCGGCGGGCGGGCTTTCGCGACGTCGCCTTCGTCTATGAACCCATCGCGGCCGCCCACCACTACGAACGGACCGTGCCGGGCGAGGAGCTGGCTCTGGTTGCCGACATCGGCGGCGGCACGAGCGACTTTTCCGTCATCCGTCTCGGCCGCCAGCACCGCAACCGCGCCGACCGCGGCCGGGATGTGCTCGCGGCTGCCGGCGTGCGCGTCGGCGGCACCGACTTCGACGCCGCGCTCAGCCTTGCCGCGGCGATGCCGCTGCTCGGCCTCGGCACGCGGCTCAGCGAAAAGGACCTGCCGATGCCGAACGCGTTCTATCATCAGCTTGCCGCCTGGCCCACGATCAACTTCGCCTACACCCACAGGAACGAGCGCGAGCTCGCCGAGCTGGTCTCGCTGGCCTGCGAACCCGAGAAGGTGGCGCGTCTTCTGAAGGTGGTGCGTCAGCGGCTCGGCCACCGCGTGGCATTTGCGATGGAGGACGCCAAGATCGCGCTGAGCGCGGAGGAATATGCATCTGTACCTCTGAACTTCCTCGAGGCGGGCCTCGAAGTCGCCGCAACGCGCATCGACTTCGAGCGCGCCATCGAAGTCGGGATGGATCGTCTGTCCAAGGTGACGAGCGGGTGCATCGCGGCAGCGGGCCTGCGGCCTGCCGCCATCGATACGATCTTTCTCACCGGCGGGTCGAGCCGCGTGCCGGCGGTGCGCGAGGCGGTTGCGCGGGCGGCCCCAACGGCGCGTCTGGCCGGCGGCTCGGACCTCCTGTCCGTCGCACTGGGATTGACGCAGATGGCGGGCAGCATGGCCTGA
- the rplQ gene encoding 50S ribosomal protein L17, with translation MRHNNRGRKFHRTAEHRKAMFMNLAGALIKHEQITTTLHKAKDLRPIVEKLVTLGKKGGLHARRQAIGFLRDPYVADKLFTTLGPRYASRNGGYLRVLKAGFRYGDAAPMAVIEFVERDTSAKGQDSGPSAEPQEQQEAA, from the coding sequence ATGCGTCACAACAACCGCGGCCGGAAGTTCCACCGCACCGCCGAGCACCGCAAGGCGATGTTCATGAATCTCGCGGGTGCCCTCATCAAGCACGAGCAGATCACGACCACGCTGCACAAGGCGAAGGACCTGCGTCCGATCGTCGAGAAGCTCGTCACGCTCGGCAAGAAGGGCGGCCTGCATGCCCGCCGCCAGGCGATCGGCTTCCTGCGCGATCCCTATGTCGCCGACAAACTCTTCACCACACTGGGGCCGCGCTACGCCAGCCGCAATGGCGGCTATCTGCGCGTGCTCAAGGCGGGCTTCCGCTACGGCGACGCCGCGCCTATGGCGGTGATCGAGTTCGTCGAGCGCGACACCAGCGCCAAGGGTCAGGATTCGGGCCCGTCGGCCGAGCCGCAGGAGCAGCAGGAAGCGGCGTAG
- a CDS encoding cytochrome P450: protein MSSDKKAEFGPKFGVGTALYRHHTTSLVFNDPPLHTRVRKLLAAAFTPRALAALQPRIEAVVDGLIARHADTGGMDLVEDFAFRLPVEVICDMLGVPEGERAPFRRYSLAILGALEPVVSPERQAAGNAAVAEFSAYLDDLIAERTRRPADDRDILGTLIHGEVDGERLSHDELVQNCIFLLNAGHETTTNLIGNTVDALLRFPDQLARLKAEPALIKSCVEEGLRFESSNQLGNRRLTAELEIGGERLVAGTYIHIGIGAANRDPAQFPDPDRFDIGREPNRHFAFGSGMHMCLGAVLARLEGTIAIGRLVARLDGVERDGPYERGGRARFRGFNKYPIAWARA from the coding sequence ATGAGCTCGGACAAGAAGGCCGAGTTCGGCCCCAAGTTCGGGGTCGGCACGGCACTCTACCGCCATCACACGACCAGCCTGGTGTTCAACGACCCGCCCTTGCACACCCGCGTGCGCAAGCTGCTGGCGGCGGCCTTCACGCCGCGCGCGCTGGCGGCGCTGCAACCGCGCATCGAAGCGGTGGTCGATGGGCTGATCGCCCGGCATGCCGACACGGGCGGCATGGATCTCGTCGAGGACTTCGCCTTCCGCCTGCCCGTCGAGGTGATCTGCGACATGCTGGGCGTACCGGAGGGCGAGCGCGCGCCGTTCCGCCGTTACTCGCTCGCCATCCTGGGCGCATTGGAGCCGGTGGTGAGTCCCGAACGCCAGGCAGCGGGTAACGCGGCGGTTGCCGAGTTCTCGGCCTATCTGGACGATCTGATCGCCGAGCGGACCAGGCGACCCGCCGACGATCGCGACATACTGGGCACCTTGATTCACGGCGAGGTCGACGGCGAACGGCTGAGCCACGACGAGCTTGTGCAGAATTGCATCTTCCTGCTGAACGCGGGCCACGAGACCACGACCAACCTGATCGGCAACACGGTCGATGCATTGCTGCGCTTCCCCGACCAGCTGGCTCGGCTCAAGGCCGAGCCCGCGCTGATCAAGAGCTGCGTCGAGGAGGGCCTGCGCTTCGAGAGCTCCAACCAGCTCGGCAACCGCCGTCTCACGGCCGAGTTGGAGATCGGCGGCGAGAGGCTCGTGGCGGGCACCTACATCCACATCGGCATCGGCGCGGCCAACCGCGACCCGGCGCAGTTCCCCGATCCCGATCGCTTCGACATCGGCCGCGAGCCCAACCGCCACTTCGCCTTCGGCTCCGGCATGCATATGTGCCTGGGCGCGGTCCTGGCGCGACTGGAGGGCACCATCGCCATCGGCCGGCTGGTCGCGCGGCTCGACGGCGTCGAGCGCGACGGCCCCTACGAACGCGGCGGCCGCGCCCGCTTCCGCGGATTCAACAAGTATCCGATCGCCTGGGCCCGCGCTTGA
- a CDS encoding enoyl-CoA hydratase/isomerase family protein: protein MTDTVLLAVDGPRATITLNDPAKHNRLDPAGLSKLRAAVEAADVNPDVRVTVLTGAGEKTFCSGYDLGSIPSGKAARPTDGEDSFEKVMDRIEAMRMPTLCAFNGSVYGGATDMALACDFRLGVKGMRFFMPAARFGLHYYPSGLRRYTQKVSPSFAKRAFLLSEDFSDEDLLRVGYLDWLVERADFEARVNEVAARLAGLAPLSMSNMKRAIEQFAQAEPDIPAIRQGIRECQTSEDLREGLTALRERRPPAFKGR from the coding sequence ATGACCGACACCGTTCTGCTCGCCGTCGACGGCCCCCGCGCGACCATCACGCTCAACGATCCCGCCAAGCACAACCGGCTCGACCCGGCGGGGCTGTCCAAGCTGCGTGCCGCTGTCGAGGCGGCTGATGTCAACCCCGACGTGCGCGTCACCGTGCTCACCGGCGCGGGCGAGAAGACCTTCTGCTCGGGATACGACCTCGGCTCTATTCCCTCGGGCAAGGCGGCGCGGCCGACCGACGGCGAGGACAGCTTCGAGAAGGTCATGGACCGCATCGAAGCGATGCGCATGCCGACGCTGTGCGCCTTCAACGGCAGTGTCTATGGCGGCGCGACCGACATGGCCTTGGCTTGCGACTTTCGCCTGGGCGTCAAGGGGATGCGGTTCTTCATGCCGGCGGCGCGCTTCGGCCTGCACTACTATCCGAGCGGCCTGCGCCGCTACACCCAGAAGGTCAGCCCGAGCTTCGCCAAGCGCGCCTTCCTGCTGTCGGAGGATTTCAGCGACGAGGATCTGCTGCGAGTCGGCTACCTCGACTGGTTGGTCGAGCGCGCCGACTTCGAGGCGAGGGTCAACGAGGTCGCCGCCCGCCTGGCCGGGCTGGCACCGCTTTCGATGTCCAACATGAAGCGCGCCATCGAGCAGTTCGCGCAGGCCGAGCCCGACATCCCGGCGATTCGCCAGGGCATTCGTGAGTGCCAGACCTCGGAGGATCTGCGCGAGGGCCTGACCGCGCTGCGCGAGCGCCGGCCGCCGGCGTTCAAGGGTCGATGA
- a CDS encoding isocitrate lyase/PEP mutase family protein — MKAARLRELLSRGEFILAPGIYDGISARVADGMGFPALYMTGYGATASMLGLPDAGLATYSDMVGRAEMISEITETPLIADADTGYGGLLNVRRTVRGYEAAGVAAIQIEDQEMPKKCGHTPGRRVVPAEDMVLKIRVATEARRHSETMIVARTDARTAHGLDEALRRALLYEQAGADVIFVESPESEAELERIGREVDKPLLANMVEFGKTPRVEVARLKKWGFDLAIYPGLGFSVAAEAMRQAWTHLQAHGTSISVGVPQYKSMHELMGFPEVWDFEKRWAQ, encoded by the coding sequence ATCAAGGCGGCCCGGCTGCGCGAGCTGCTGTCGAGGGGCGAATTCATCCTGGCGCCGGGCATCTATGACGGCATCTCGGCGCGCGTCGCCGACGGCATGGGCTTCCCCGCCCTCTACATGACGGGCTACGGCGCCACGGCGTCGATGCTCGGCCTGCCGGACGCCGGCCTCGCCACCTATTCCGACATGGTGGGCCGTGCCGAGATGATCAGCGAGATCACGGAGACTCCCCTGATCGCCGACGCCGACACCGGCTATGGCGGCCTTCTCAACGTGCGACGCACCGTGCGCGGCTACGAGGCCGCGGGTGTCGCCGCCATCCAGATCGAGGATCAGGAGATGCCCAAGAAGTGCGGGCATACCCCGGGCCGCCGTGTCGTGCCCGCGGAGGACATGGTGCTCAAGATCAGGGTCGCGACCGAAGCACGCCGCCATTCCGAGACCATGATCGTCGCCCGCACCGACGCGCGCACGGCGCATGGGCTGGACGAGGCGCTGCGCCGCGCCCTGCTCTACGAGCAGGCCGGCGCCGACGTCATCTTCGTCGAATCTCCCGAGAGCGAGGCAGAGCTGGAACGCATCGGCCGAGAGGTCGACAAGCCGCTGCTCGCCAATATGGTCGAGTTCGGCAAGACGCCGAGGGTCGAGGTCGCGCGCCTGAAGAAGTGGGGCTTCGATCTCGCGATCTATCCCGGCCTGGGTTTCAGCGTGGCCGCCGAGGCGATGCGCCAGGCCTGGACGCACCTGCAGGCCCACGGCACGAGCATCAGCGTCGGCGTCCCGCAGTACAAGAGCATGCACGAGCTGATGGGTTTCCCGGAAGTCTGGGACTTCGAGAAGCGCTGGGCGCAATGA
- a CDS encoding adenylate/guanylate cyclase domain-containing protein — MATTQRRLAAIVHADLAGFTRMMEGAETRTFRHLKAAQIDVWRPAIQVGGGRLVGTAGDAMLAEFGSAVSAVAAAIDIQERMARFNDTLSEEQRMLFRVGVHLGEVIVDEEDQNIFGDGVNLAARIQAMAEPGGIAVSRAVRDVAELKVEYAFVDGGEHQLKNVSRPVQIYHIRVVREASVKTTTKVLPQINLRFEGVDSIGQKFGFDVPLDKLMTAAQGMVIGRSPDQCDLVVGHATVSRRHARLTLAGGEALKIEDLGSTNGTAVNGAAVPAGAALPLQTGAKVKVGDVELVIRQL; from the coding sequence ATGGCCACCACGCAGCGCCGCCTCGCGGCCATCGTCCATGCCGATCTCGCCGGTTTCACCCGCATGATGGAGGGGGCGGAAACCCGCACGTTCCGGCATCTCAAGGCCGCCCAGATCGACGTCTGGCGCCCCGCCATCCAGGTGGGCGGCGGCAGGCTCGTGGGTACCGCGGGGGACGCCATGCTGGCCGAGTTCGGTTCGGCCGTGTCGGCGGTCGCCGCCGCCATCGACATTCAGGAGCGCATGGCCCGCTTCAACGACACGCTCTCCGAGGAGCAGCGCATGCTGTTCCGGGTCGGCGTGCATCTGGGCGAGGTCATCGTCGACGAGGAGGACCAGAACATCTTCGGTGACGGCGTGAACCTCGCCGCGCGCATCCAGGCAATGGCCGAGCCGGGCGGCATCGCCGTCTCGCGGGCGGTGCGCGACGTGGCCGAGCTCAAGGTCGAATATGCTTTCGTCGACGGCGGCGAGCACCAGCTCAAGAACGTCAGCCGGCCGGTCCAGATCTATCACATCCGCGTCGTGCGCGAGGCATCGGTCAAGACGACGACCAAGGTGCTGCCGCAGATCAACCTGCGCTTCGAGGGCGTCGATTCGATCGGCCAGAAGTTCGGCTTCGACGTTCCCCTCGACAAGCTCATGACGGCGGCCCAGGGGATGGTGATCGGCCGCTCGCCCGATCAATGCGACTTGGTCGTCGGCCACGCCACCGTTTCGCGTCGACATGCCCGGCTCACGCTGGCCGGCGGCGAGGCGCTCAAGATCGAGGACCTGGGATCGACCAACGGCACCGCCGTCAACGGCGCGGCGGTGCCGGCCGGTGCGGCGCTGCCGCTGCAGACCGGCGCCAAGGTCAAGGTCGGCGACGTCGAGCTCGTGATCCGGCAGCTATAG
- a CDS encoding HlyD family efflux transporter periplasmic adaptor subunit: MTPWQSWLPRIALAVLAAGVAFVAWQWLRPQPLPPGFASGNGRIEAVDIDISAKLAGRVKDILVKEGDFVREGQVLANMDTRVLESHLREVQAAREQARIAIETARSQVVQRKAEKQAALALVTQRRTEVDAARRRVARSEELTPKGATAQQVLDDDRARHDGAKAALAAAEAQLAAADAAIGTAESQVVGAQAAYEAAAATIDRIQADIDDSALKAPRDGRVQYRVAQPGEVLGAGGRVLNMVDLNDVYMTFFLPTEAAGRIAMGSEVRLILDTAPEYVIPAKVTFVADVAQFTPKTVETSIERLKLMFRVKANIGPALLDRHIDHVKTGLPGVAYVRTDSKAEWPANLAIKLPQ, translated from the coding sequence ATGACCCCGTGGCAATCGTGGCTTCCAAGGATCGCGCTGGCCGTGCTTGCCGCAGGCGTGGCCTTTGTCGCGTGGCAATGGCTGCGTCCGCAGCCGCTGCCACCCGGATTCGCCAGCGGCAACGGCCGCATCGAGGCCGTCGACATCGACATCTCTGCCAAACTGGCCGGTCGGGTAAAGGACATCCTGGTGAAGGAGGGGGACTTCGTGCGCGAGGGCCAGGTGCTGGCCAACATGGATACGCGGGTCCTCGAATCGCACTTGCGCGAGGTGCAGGCGGCGCGCGAACAGGCCCGCATCGCCATCGAGACCGCGCGCTCGCAGGTTGTCCAGCGCAAGGCCGAGAAACAGGCGGCGCTCGCCCTGGTGACGCAGCGGCGCACGGAGGTCGACGCCGCGCGTCGGCGCGTCGCGCGCTCGGAGGAGTTGACCCCCAAGGGCGCCACCGCCCAGCAGGTCCTCGACGACGATCGCGCCCGGCATGACGGGGCCAAGGCGGCACTTGCCGCTGCGGAGGCCCAGCTCGCGGCGGCCGATGCCGCCATCGGAACGGCCGAATCCCAGGTCGTCGGCGCCCAGGCGGCCTACGAGGCCGCGGCTGCCACCATCGACCGCATCCAGGCCGACATCGACGACAGCGCACTCAAGGCGCCGCGTGACGGCCGCGTGCAGTACCGCGTGGCCCAGCCCGGCGAGGTGCTGGGCGCGGGTGGCCGCGTCCTGAACATGGTCGACCTCAACGACGTCTACATGACGTTCTTCCTGCCGACCGAGGCGGCCGGTCGGATCGCGATGGGCAGCGAGGTCCGGTTGATCCTGGATACGGCGCCCGAGTACGTCATCCCGGCCAAGGTCACGTTCGTGGCCGACGTGGCGCAATTCACGCCCAAGACCGTCGAAACTTCCATCGAACGGCTCAAGCTGATGTTCCGTGTCAAGGCGAACATCGGCCCGGCGCTGCTCGACCGGCATATCGACCACGTCAAGACCGGCCTGCCGGGCGTCGCCTACGTCCGCACCGATTCGAAGGCGGAGTGGCCCGCCAATCTCGCGATCAAGCTGCCGCAATGA